From the Nostoc sp. PCC 7107 genome, the window AGTTTACGCAATCCCTACAGGTTGCAGCACTATGTGTGGGAAAGATGTTAATTTTTCAGGTAATAATACTACTTCCTCAAGACGTGAAGACCGATCTAGTTAGTTGCGCTCTGCTTCCTACAATAACCATATAAGAATTTGTTTTCTCTGCGCCTCATCTTTGGAGTGGTTATTCAAAAAGCCTATGCAACCTACTAATCCTAACCAATTTACCGAAAAAGCCTGGGAAGCGATCGCCCACACGCCAGATATTGCTAAACAATATCACCAACAACAAATCGAAAGCGAACACCTGCTCAAAGCACTGCTAGAACAAGAAGGTTTAGCCAGCAGTATTTTAACCAAAGCAGGTGCGAATCTGCAAAAAATCCGCGATCGCACTGATCAATTTCTCCAACGTCAGCCAAGGGTATCTGGTACAAGTAGTTCTGTGTTTTTGGGACGCAGCTTAGATACCCTATTAGATAGGGCTGATAACTATCGCAAAGATTTTAAAGACGAATATATTTCTATTGAACATTTATTGCTGGGTTATGCCAAAGATGACCGTTTTGGCAAAGGTCTACTCCAAGAATTCGGTTTAGACGAAGGCAAGCTGAAAAACATTATTAAACAAATTCGTGGGAGCCAGAAAGTGACCGACCAAAATCCAGAAGGTAAATACGAAGCACTGGAAAAATATGGACGTGACCTCACCGAAGCCGCCCGCAAAGGTCAACTTGATCCGGTGATTGGGCGAGATGACGAGATTCGCCGGACTGTGCAGATTCTCTCCCGTCGTACCAAAAATAACCCAGTGTTGATTGGGGAACCAGGAGTGGGTAAAACTGCGATCGCGGAAGGACTCGCCCAACGCATCATCGCGGGTGATGTTCCCCAATCCCTCAAAGACCGCAAACTCATTGCTTTGGATATGGGTGCTTTGATTGCGGGGGCAAAATTCCGGGGTGAATTTGAAGAACGCCTGAAAGCAGTCTTAAAAGAAGTTACCGAATCTGGCGGGAATATAGTTCTATTTATTGATGAAATTCATACCGTTGTCGGTGCGGGTGCAACCCAAGGGGCGATGGATGCAGGTAACTTGTTAAAACCGATGTTGGCGCGGGGTGAGTTGCGTTGTATTGGGGCGACAACTTTAGATGAATATCGCAAATATATCGAAAAAGATGCCGCTTTAGAAAGACGCTTCCAGCAAGTTTATGTCGATCAGCCCAGCGTTGAAGATACGATTTCCATATTGCGCGGTTTGCGGGAACGCTACGAAAACCACCACGGGGTGAAGATTTCTGATAGTGCTTTAGTAGCAGCGGCGCAACTTTCGGGTAGATATATTAGCGATCGCTTTTTACCAGATAAAGCCATTGATTTGGTAGACGAAGCCGCCGCCCGGTTGAAAATGGAAATTACCTCCAAACCAGAAGAACTCGACGAAATTGATCGCAAAATTCTTCAATTAGAAATGGAGAAACTTTCTTTGAAAAAAGAAAGTGATGCAGCATCTCGTGAACGTCTAGAAAGACTAGAAAAAGAAATTGCTGATTTCAAAGAAGAACAAAGAACACTTAACACTCAATGGCAGTCAGAAAAAGATATTATTGAAAAAATTCAGTCTGTTAAAAAAGAAATTGAACGGGTTAACTTAGAAATTCAGCAAGCTGAAAGAAACTACGACCTCAACCGCGCGGCGGAATTGAAATATGGCAATTTAACTGATTTACATCGCCAACTACAAGTAGCGGAAAGTGAATTAGCTAACGCCCAAAGAAGTGGTAAATCTCTACTGCGGGAAGAAGTCACCGAATCTGATATTGCGGAAGTTATTTCTAAATGGACAGGAATTCCCATCAGCAAGTTAGTGGAATCAGAAAAAGAAAAACTGCTGCATTTAGAAGACGAACTACATCAGCGGGTAATTGGCCAAGATGAAGCTGTGACAGCCGTCGCCGATGCAATTCAGCGATCGCGTGCGGGATTGGCTGACCCCAATCGCCCCATCGCCAGCTTTGTGTTCCTCGGCCCTACAGGCGTTGGTAAAACTGAGTTAGCCAAAGCCTTAGCGGGATATATGTTCGACACTGAAGATGCACTGGTGCGAATTGATATGTCTGAGTACATGGAAAAACACGCCGTCTCGCGGTTAATCGGTGCGCCTCCTGGATATGTGGGTTATGAAGAAGGCGGACAACTCACCGAAGCAATTCGCCGTCGTCCCTACTCAGTGATTTTGTTCGACGAAATCGAAAAAGCCCACCCCGATGTCTTTAATATCTTCCTGCAAATTCTGGATGATGGACGCGTCACCGATGCCCAAGGTCATACTGTAGACTTCAAGAATTCAATTATTATTATGACCAGTAACATTGGTTC encodes:
- the clpB gene encoding ATP-dependent chaperone ClpB is translated as MQPTNPNQFTEKAWEAIAHTPDIAKQYHQQQIESEHLLKALLEQEGLASSILTKAGANLQKIRDRTDQFLQRQPRVSGTSSSVFLGRSLDTLLDRADNYRKDFKDEYISIEHLLLGYAKDDRFGKGLLQEFGLDEGKLKNIIKQIRGSQKVTDQNPEGKYEALEKYGRDLTEAARKGQLDPVIGRDDEIRRTVQILSRRTKNNPVLIGEPGVGKTAIAEGLAQRIIAGDVPQSLKDRKLIALDMGALIAGAKFRGEFEERLKAVLKEVTESGGNIVLFIDEIHTVVGAGATQGAMDAGNLLKPMLARGELRCIGATTLDEYRKYIEKDAALERRFQQVYVDQPSVEDTISILRGLRERYENHHGVKISDSALVAAAQLSGRYISDRFLPDKAIDLVDEAAARLKMEITSKPEELDEIDRKILQLEMEKLSLKKESDAASRERLERLEKEIADFKEEQRTLNTQWQSEKDIIEKIQSVKKEIERVNLEIQQAERNYDLNRAAELKYGNLTDLHRQLQVAESELANAQRSGKSLLREEVTESDIAEVISKWTGIPISKLVESEKEKLLHLEDELHQRVIGQDEAVTAVADAIQRSRAGLADPNRPIASFVFLGPTGVGKTELAKALAGYMFDTEDALVRIDMSEYMEKHAVSRLIGAPPGYVGYEEGGQLTEAIRRRPYSVILFDEIEKAHPDVFNIFLQILDDGRVTDAQGHTVDFKNSIIIMTSNIGSQFILDIAGDNSRYDEMRHRVMEAMRNSFRPEFLNRIDELIIFHSLDKKELRHIVQLQVGRLRERLSDTSSGLRQRKISLKLADAALDFLAEVGYDPVFGARPLKRAIQRELETQIAKAILRGEFHDGDTIFVDVQNERLAFSRLPVEVFSS